One Desmodus rotundus isolate HL8 chromosome 4, HLdesRot8A.1, whole genome shotgun sequence DNA segment encodes these proteins:
- the LOC112305631 gene encoding pulmonary surfactant-associated protein A-like isoform X2 — protein MLLCSLALSLILLVVSGIECEVKEVCVGSAGIPAPGERGEKGDPGERGPPGLPAYLDEELQNTLHDLRHQILQSTGVLSLQGSMLRVGEKVFSTDGHSANFDAIRELCDRVGGSIAVPRSPEENDAIASIVKKHNTYAYLGLAGDPTSGVFYYLNRAPVNYTNWYPGEPRGQGKEKCVEMYTDGQWNDKSCLQYRLAICEF, from the exons ATGTTGCTGTGCTCTTTGGCCCTCTCCCTCATCCTGCTGGTGGTCTCTGGCATTGAGTGCGAAGTGAAGGAAGTTTGTGTTGGAAGCGCGGGCATCCCTG CCCCTGGTGagcgtggagaaaagggagatcCTGGTGAGAGGGGCCCTCCAG GGCTTCCAGCTTATCTAGATGAGGAGCTCCAAAACACACTCCACGACTTGAGACATCAAATCTTGCAGTCAACAGGAG TCCTCAGTTTGCAGGGTTCCATGctgagagtgggagagaaggtCTTCTCCACCGATGGACATTCAGCCAATTTTGATGCCATTAGAGAGTTATGTGACAGAGTTGGTGGCAGCATTGCAGTCCCCAGGAGTCCAGAAGAGAATGACGCCATTGCAAGCATCGTGAAGAAGCACAATACTTATGCCTACCTGGGTCTGGCCGGGGACCCTACCTCTGGAGTCTTCTACTACCTGAATAGGGCCCCTGTGAATTATACCAACTGGTACCCAGGGGAGCCTAGGGGTCAGGGCAAAGAGAAGTGTGTGGAGATGTACACAGATGGGCAGTGGAATGATAAGAGCTGCCTGCAGTACCGACTGGCCATCTGTGAGTTCTGA
- the LOC112305631 gene encoding pulmonary surfactant-associated protein A-like isoform X1, which produces MLLCSLALSLILLVVSGIECEVKEVCVGSAGIPGTPGSHGLPGRDGRDGIKGDPGPPGPMGPPGGMPGLPGRDGPVGAPGERGEKGDPGERGPPGLPAYLDEELQNTLHDLRHQILQSTGVLSLQGSMLRVGEKVFSTDGHSANFDAIRELCDRVGGSIAVPRSPEENDAIASIVKKHNTYAYLGLAGDPTSGVFYYLNRAPVNYTNWYPGEPRGQGKEKCVEMYTDGQWNDKSCLQYRLAICEF; this is translated from the exons ATGTTGCTGTGCTCTTTGGCCCTCTCCCTCATCCTGCTGGTGGTCTCTGGCATTGAGTGCGAAGTGAAGGAAGTTTGTGTTGGAAGCGCGGGCATCCCTGGCACTCCAGGATCCCATGGCCTGCCAGGCAGAGATGGAAGAGATGGAATCAAAGGAGACCCTGGACCTCCAG GCCCCATGGGCCCCCCTGGAGGAATGCCAGGCCTCCCTGGGCGTGATGGGCCGGTTGGAGCCCCTGGTGagcgtggagaaaagggagatcCTGGTGAGAGGGGCCCTCCAG GGCTTCCAGCTTATCTAGATGAGGAGCTCCAAAACACACTCCACGACTTGAGACATCAAATCTTGCAGTCAACAGGAG TCCTCAGTTTGCAGGGTTCCATGctgagagtgggagagaaggtCTTCTCCACCGATGGACATTCAGCCAATTTTGATGCCATTAGAGAGTTATGTGACAGAGTTGGTGGCAGCATTGCAGTCCCCAGGAGTCCAGAAGAGAATGACGCCATTGCAAGCATCGTGAAGAAGCACAATACTTATGCCTACCTGGGTCTGGCCGGGGACCCTACCTCTGGAGTCTTCTACTACCTGAATAGGGCCCCTGTGAATTATACCAACTGGTACCCAGGGGAGCCTAGGGGTCAGGGCAAAGAGAAGTGTGTGGAGATGTACACAGATGGGCAGTGGAATGATAAGAGCTGCCTGCAGTACCGACTGGCCATCTGTGAGTTCTGA